The Bombus terrestris chromosome 4, iyBomTerr1.2, whole genome shotgun sequence genome has a window encoding:
- the LOC100642443 gene encoding leucine-rich repeat-containing protein 70: MRGSLGTIILATCLAACTAICRPGLDGREDWYQCEGLSDLNQLQIPAGAAGINIINSNISKIKTGAFSKYSDSLVELNITGCGVEDIEPDAFRGLKKLQVLGLVNNKIRKIDASWIRGLSSLKALILWRNRIVDIDPEIYDLLTELQVWDIAHNELNACLSPDMLRKLKKLRKILIAGNPWSYRCRSSMTWYLGSNHIRFVRDWSISDLLIEECLAHEPGAEQDDVILNKCVDRRVGSSDTLPYIVAGLNEQVRELTQKISNLEADVATLKKSKM; the protein is encoded by the exons ATGAGAGGCTCGCTCGGAACGATAATCTTAGCGACATGTTTGGCGGCCTGCACGGCGATCTGTCGTCCTGGATTGGATGGACGGGAAGATTGGTACCAGTGCGAGGGATTAAGCGATTTAAAC CAATTACAGATACCAGCCGGAGCAGCCGGGATCAATATCATCAATTCGAACATCAGCAAAATTAAGACTGGcgcattttccaaatattctgaCTCGCTCGTTGAATTAAACATAACGGGATGTGGCGTGGAGGATATCGAGCCAGATGCTTTCAGAGGTCTTAAGAAATTGCAAGTGTTGGGCCTGGTCAACAATAAGATCCGGAAGATCGATGCCTCCTGGATCAGAGGATTATCGAGTTTGAAAGCGTTAATCCTGTGGCGTAATCGGATCGTCGATATAGATCCGGAAATTTACGATCTGCTCACGGAACTGCAAGTTTGGGACATCGCTCACAACGAGCTGAACGCATGCCTGTCTCCGGACATGTTGAGGAAGCTGAAGAAACTACGTAAAATTTTAATCGCCGGCAATCCCTGGTCTTATAGGTGTCGTTCCTCGATGACCTGGTATTTGGGCAGCAATCATATCCGTTTCGTCAGGGATTGGAGTATCAGCGACCTGTTAATCGAGGAATGTTTGGCTCACGAACCTGGTGCGGAACAGGACGACGTCATTTTGAATAAATGCGTCGATAGGAGAGTTGGATCGTCCGATACGTTGCCGTACATCGTGGCTGGATTGAACGAACAAGTTCGTGAACTTACTCAGAAGATTTCTAACTTGGAAGCTGACGTAGCAACGCTGAAGAAATCGAAAATGTAA